Proteins found in one Labrenzia sp. VG12 genomic segment:
- a CDS encoding LacI family DNA-binding transcriptional regulator yields the protein MKWFGNLRATIADVAREAGVSAMTVSRALRDPDKVSAKTRVKIQAVVDRLGYVPDPAASALAAGKTNVIGVIVPSVTNNVFSDVMRGVYEVAEGSKWQIQLGNSRYSPLEEENLVRTFLSQKPAGLILSGLDQSDETSKLLMSADCRIVQIMECGPDPFDMMIGFSHVEASAAATRHLLEEGYRRPGYIAARLDPRSQRRLAGFKAEAEKAGVFSAGRIVTTPRPSTVTLGCELVADLLSKAPETDAILCNNDDLALGALFECQRRGLRVPEDFGICGFNDLEMMAAANPSITSVRTYRLDMGREAFEMLTRALGGNEPGQALIDLGYEVVGRQSTARHGTVKPVPA from the coding sequence ATGAAATGGTTTGGTAATTTGAGAGCAACAATTGCCGATGTCGCCAGAGAAGCTGGTGTTAGCGCTATGACCGTTTCACGCGCTTTGCGCGACCCGGACAAGGTTTCGGCAAAAACGCGGGTCAAGATCCAGGCGGTGGTTGACCGCCTCGGCTACGTCCCCGACCCGGCGGCGAGCGCGCTGGCGGCCGGCAAGACCAACGTGATTGGCGTGATCGTGCCATCCGTCACCAACAACGTCTTTTCCGACGTCATGCGCGGTGTTTATGAAGTGGCAGAGGGCTCCAAATGGCAGATCCAGCTCGGGAACTCCCGCTATTCGCCGCTGGAAGAGGAAAATCTCGTCCGTACCTTCCTCAGTCAGAAGCCGGCCGGGCTGATCCTGTCGGGTCTCGACCAGTCCGACGAAACCTCGAAACTTCTGATGAGTGCGGACTGCCGCATCGTCCAGATCATGGAATGCGGGCCTGACCCCTTCGACATGATGATCGGCTTTTCCCATGTCGAAGCGTCGGCCGCTGCCACGCGTCACCTGCTGGAAGAGGGCTATCGACGGCCGGGTTACATTGCCGCCCGGCTCGACCCGCGCAGTCAGCGCCGCTTGGCAGGTTTCAAGGCCGAAGCGGAGAAGGCCGGTGTCTTTTCCGCCGGTCGGATTGTCACGACACCGCGTCCCTCGACTGTAACGCTCGGCTGCGAGTTGGTGGCGGATCTCTTGTCAAAAGCGCCTGAGACCGATGCCATCCTGTGCAACAACGATGACCTTGCGCTTGGCGCCCTGTTCGAATGCCAGCGCCGGGGGTTGCGCGTTCCGGAAGACTTCGGCATCTGCGGCTTCAACGACCTGGAGATGATGGCGGCAGCCAACCCGTCCATCACCAGCGTTCGGACCTACCGTCTGGATATGGGACGCGAGGCGTTTGAAATGCTGACCCGCGCGCTGGGTGGCAACGAGCCCGGGCAGGCCTTGATCGATCTGGGTTATGAAGTTGTCGGCCGCCAGAGCACCGCAAGGCACGGCACGGTTAAGCCCGTTCCTGCCTGA
- a CDS encoding peroxidase: MTRKLDLNDIQGNVTRAYGRYSFPFARYYFFHFPDPASGRAFVDKVRTVVTTAARWPKKDQKPEDPSMVQPKPDCTTNIALSFTGLLALGLPVRTLQAFPDEFIEGMKARAFILGDRDPGETERAAEKNKWDAHWDPIWQNNRTSSAPAEGDVHMLVTLNAQLAPDTTDKPHPALAERAEWLLEAARKAGVRHLGGIGAKGDEDYQSASAVFENVGGVNLPTRKEHFGFTDGIGDPVFEGQLSAEDEAKAVVGRGKLMGEGWQPLATGEFVLGHPDESQELPPTAPPYEFMRNGTFVAFRKLHENVGTFDRVLKEEAKRYANVANVGDVEAEETLRAKMCGRWSDGVPLAKVPTYQDWRAFQKQHKFDPDTPDLEAYKNHDVYVRSGEARDFRYADDMPGYKCPSGAHIRRVNTRDYLDPLNKTGKDPETGKPHENPDATSALNKRRRILRRGLPYGPSNNEAKDDSTEQGVIMLIMCASLFRQFEFVQQQWIQYGLDFHQGNNTCPLLGRHDRHKRHTIPENPESGKPPYVMSKLDTFVECRGGDYFFVPSMTALRMMAMGIVDPT, translated from the coding sequence ATGACCCGGAAACTCGACCTCAACGACATTCAGGGAAATGTCACGCGCGCCTATGGCCGCTATTCGTTTCCATTTGCCCGCTATTACTTCTTCCATTTTCCGGACCCGGCTTCCGGTCGCGCCTTTGTCGACAAGGTACGCACCGTCGTGACAACGGCGGCCCGCTGGCCAAAAAAGGATCAGAAACCGGAAGACCCGTCCATGGTGCAGCCGAAGCCGGACTGCACAACCAACATTGCCCTGTCCTTCACCGGCCTGTTGGCACTGGGGCTCCCCGTGAGAACCCTCCAGGCTTTTCCGGATGAGTTCATCGAAGGCATGAAGGCACGTGCCTTCATACTCGGCGACCGCGACCCCGGTGAAACCGAAAGGGCTGCAGAGAAGAACAAGTGGGATGCCCATTGGGACCCGATCTGGCAGAACAACCGGACGTCGTCGGCACCTGCCGAAGGAGACGTGCACATGCTGGTCACGCTCAATGCCCAGCTTGCGCCGGACACCACGGACAAGCCACACCCGGCTCTTGCAGAACGCGCCGAGTGGCTACTGGAGGCAGCCAGGAAGGCAGGTGTGCGTCACCTTGGCGGCATCGGCGCCAAAGGCGATGAGGACTATCAATCCGCATCCGCGGTCTTTGAGAACGTTGGCGGCGTCAATCTGCCCACCCGCAAGGAACATTTCGGCTTTACCGACGGCATCGGAGATCCCGTGTTCGAAGGCCAGCTCAGCGCGGAAGACGAGGCAAAGGCCGTTGTCGGACGCGGCAAGCTGATGGGCGAAGGCTGGCAGCCGCTTGCCACGGGAGAATTTGTCCTCGGCCATCCGGACGAAAGCCAGGAACTGCCGCCGACGGCCCCGCCTTACGAATTCATGCGCAACGGCACCTTTGTCGCTTTCCGGAAGCTTCACGAGAATGTCGGCACCTTCGACCGGGTTCTGAAGGAAGAAGCGAAACGCTATGCCAACGTTGCCAATGTCGGCGACGTGGAGGCAGAAGAAACCTTGCGCGCCAAGATGTGCGGCCGCTGGAGCGATGGGGTGCCGCTGGCGAAGGTTCCGACCTATCAGGACTGGCGCGCCTTCCAGAAGCAACACAAGTTCGACCCGGACACACCGGACCTTGAAGCCTACAAGAACCATGACGTCTATGTGCGCTCGGGCGAGGCCCGGGACTTCCGCTACGCGGATGACATGCCAGGTTACAAATGTCCCTCCGGTGCCCATATCCGCCGGGTCAATACAAGGGACTACCTGGATCCGCTCAACAAGACGGGCAAGGATCCGGAAACCGGAAAACCGCACGAGAACCCCGACGCCACCAGTGCGCTCAACAAACGCCGGCGCATTCTCCGCCGCGGGCTGCCTTACGGCCCTTCGAACAACGAAGCCAAGGACGACAGCACCGAACAGGGCGTGATCATGCTGATCATGTGCGCCAGCCTGTTTCGCCAGTTCGAATTCGTGCAGCAGCAATGGATCCAGTATGGCCTGGACTTCCACCAGGGCAACAACACCTGCCCTCTGCTTGGCCGGCACGACAGGCACAAGCGGCACACAATTCCTGAAAATCCGGAAAGCGGGAAACCGCCCTATGTCATGAGCAAGCTGGACACTTTCGTGGAGTGCCGTGGCGGCGACTATTTCTTTGTACCGTCCATGACTGCCCTGCGCATGATGGCCATGGGGATCGTCGACCCGACATAA
- a CDS encoding gluconokinase, whose protein sequence is MQAELPNAGSKIAIVVMGVCGAGKSRLAEQLSAQLGVGMVEADDFHSPENKRKMAGGEALTDADRMPWLDAVAMAAQLQLYCTGGAVVACSSLKRTYRDRLRASLPACRFVHLAGPRALIAERLTNRQGHFVGEALLDSQLATLEPLEAGETGFTLEISRPVDQLVDSALEKLRHAPPPIETIAS, encoded by the coding sequence ATGCAGGCTGAACTGCCAAACGCCGGATCCAAGATCGCCATCGTCGTCATGGGCGTGTGCGGCGCCGGCAAAAGCCGTTTGGCTGAACAGCTGTCCGCGCAGCTTGGTGTCGGCATGGTGGAGGCAGACGACTTCCACAGCCCCGAAAACAAGCGCAAGATGGCAGGTGGCGAAGCCCTTACCGATGCGGACCGCATGCCCTGGCTGGACGCGGTCGCCATGGCCGCCCAGCTGCAGCTCTATTGCACCGGCGGCGCCGTGGTCGCCTGTTCGAGCCTGAAGCGCACCTACCGGGATCGTCTCAGGGCGTCCCTGCCCGCCTGCCGGTTTGTTCACCTGGCCGGGCCGCGCGCCCTGATCGCGGAACGCCTCACCAATCGCCAGGGTCATTTTGTCGGCGAAGCGCTGCTCGACAGCCAGTTGGCGACCCTGGAACCGCTCGAAGCCGGCGAAACGGGCTTCACCCTGGAAATTTCAAGGCCTGTCGATCAGCTCGTCGACAGTGCCCTGGAAAAACTGCGGCACGCTCCGCCGCCGATTGAAACCATCGCATCGTGA
- a CDS encoding cytochrome P450, with protein MLSAVTNIFVAIFQRLVIWGESLWALVLLIGLGLKALFEGKVAAFFLQPLTQRRVFAVLRAFVPNISLKRQVMKAYENTGTAVVTRRSDVLDVLNRNADFEVVYGPRMRKLTAGENFFLGMQPGWDYTRDTSAMRLAARMTDVAEIVQPRAAELAQTIVENSGGKIDIVPTLTLEVPWDMTATYFGVGGERRQMQEWTTNLFWYLFQDLGADPQLDAIAMGQASQLRDYLDGAIAERKANPTTTPDILNRCLELQSADTPGMSDLGIRNNLLGLLIGAIPTISKASCLALDELLNRPDALASAQQAARADKDDLFAQHVWEALRFNPFNPVIYRRATRDTTVAPSTFRGMKVRKGQIVFAANFSACFDRLDIKSPNSFKTDRPWEDYIIWGYGMHECFGATINKAVIPTILKPLLKQKNLRRAPGTEGQIDTGTSNFPQHFHLEFDV; from the coding sequence ATGCTCAGTGCGGTCACCAATATCTTTGTGGCAATTTTTCAAAGACTTGTCATCTGGGGGGAAAGCCTCTGGGCCCTCGTCCTGTTGATCGGCCTGGGCCTGAAGGCCCTCTTTGAAGGCAAGGTGGCCGCGTTCTTTCTGCAGCCGCTGACGCAACGCCGGGTCTTTGCCGTACTGCGCGCCTTCGTGCCCAATATTTCGCTCAAACGCCAGGTGATGAAGGCCTATGAAAACACGGGCACGGCCGTCGTCACCCGGCGATCGGACGTGCTGGATGTGCTCAACCGCAATGCGGATTTCGAGGTTGTCTACGGCCCGCGGATGCGCAAGCTGACGGCCGGAGAGAACTTCTTTCTCGGCATGCAGCCCGGCTGGGACTATACGCGCGACACGTCCGCAATGCGTCTTGCGGCCCGCATGACCGATGTTGCTGAAATCGTGCAGCCGCGCGCAGCGGAACTGGCGCAAACCATCGTCGAGAACAGCGGCGGCAAGATCGACATCGTGCCGACCCTCACGCTCGAAGTGCCCTGGGATATGACGGCCACCTATTTCGGTGTCGGCGGCGAACGCAGGCAAATGCAGGAATGGACTACCAATCTCTTCTGGTACCTGTTCCAGGATCTTGGCGCCGATCCGCAACTGGATGCTATCGCGATGGGCCAGGCCTCGCAGCTACGCGACTATCTCGACGGCGCCATCGCCGAGCGCAAGGCCAATCCGACAACGACACCCGACATCCTGAACCGGTGCCTTGAACTGCAATCGGCAGATACACCGGGCATGAGTGATCTCGGGATCAGAAACAACCTGCTTGGTCTTCTGATCGGGGCCATTCCGACAATCTCGAAGGCCAGCTGTCTTGCACTTGATGAACTTCTCAATCGACCGGATGCGCTGGCATCCGCCCAGCAGGCGGCACGTGCCGACAAGGACGACTTGTTCGCCCAGCATGTCTGGGAGGCCCTGAGGTTCAACCCGTTCAACCCGGTGATCTACCGCCGGGCAACGCGCGACACGACGGTGGCTCCCTCCACCTTCAGGGGCATGAAGGTCCGGAAAGGGCAGATTGTCTTTGCCGCCAACTTTTCCGCCTGTTTCGACCGTCTCGACATCAAGTCCCCCAACAGTTTCAAGACCGACCGGCCCTGGGAGGATTACATCATCTGGGGCTACGGCATGCATGAGTGCTTCGGGGCGACGATCAACAAGGCCGTCATTCCCACCATCCTGAAACCGCTGCTCAAGCAGAAGAACCTGCGCCGCGCGCCCGGAACCGAAGGGCAGATCGACACCGGGACCTCGAATTTTCCGCAGCATTTCCATCTGGAATTCGACGTCTGA